A single window of Sparus aurata chromosome 12, fSpaAur1.1, whole genome shotgun sequence DNA harbors:
- the LOC115592918 gene encoding zinc finger protein 569-like: protein MTFKFKSQLNSHLRTHTGEKPFSCKTCGKAFSRRTNLTVHMRTHTGEKRFTCEMCGKAFSRRTILTVHMKTHTGEKRFTCEICWKAFSQRSLKAEHMRTHTGEKPYSCQTCGKDFKTHRLLNQHMRTHTGEKPFTCKTCGKAFSHRTTLTVHMRVHTGEKPFTCKTCGKAFKSHGDLNKHVRIHTGEKPFTCKTCGKAFSLSTTLSLHMRIHTGEKPYSCQTCGKDFTCHTQLNRHMRIHTDEKPFTCETCGEAFNHRTSLTFHMRAHTGEKPYSCQTCGKDFRCHSELNQHMRTHTGEKPFTCKKCGKTFTQNSTLTAHMRIHTGEKPFTCKTCGKAFSQRKKLKFHMRTHTGEKPYSCQTCGKDFRCHSHLNRHMRTHTDEKS, encoded by the coding sequence ATgacttttaagtttaagtccCAATTGAATTCACACCtaagaacccacacaggtgagaaaccgttttcttgcaaaacatgtgggaaagctttcagccgcCGTACAAacttaacagttcacatgagaactcacacaggtgagaagcgtTTCACCTGTGAAAtgtgtgggaaagctttcagccgcCGTACAATcttaacagttcacatgaaaactcacacaggtgagaagcgtTTTACCTGTGAAATCTGTtggaaagctttcagccaacGTTCACTCAAAGCAGaacacatgagaacccacacaggtgagaaaccgtattcttgccaaacatgtgggaaagatttcaaGACTCATAGGCTATTGAATCaacacatgagaacccacacggGTGAGAAACCATTTACTTGCAagacatgtgggaaagctttcagccacCGTACAACCTTAACAGTTCATATGAGAGTCCatacaggtgagaagccgtttacttgcaaaacatgtgggaaagctttcaagTCTCATGGTGACTTGAATAAGCAcgtgagaatccacacaggtgagaagccgtttacttgcaaaacatgtgggaaagctttcagcctcAGTACAACCTTATCActtcacatgagaatccacacaggtgagaaaccgtattcttgccaaacatgtgggaaggaTTTCACGTGTCATACTCAATTGAATCgacacatgagaatccacacagatGAGAAGCCATTTACTTGCGAAACATGTGGGGAAGCTTTCAACCATCGTACAAGCTTAACATTTCACATGAGagcccacacaggtgagaaaccgtattcttgccaaacatgtgggaaagatttcaggTGTCATAGTGAATTGAATCagcacatgagaacccacacaggtgaaaagccgtttacttgcaaaaaaTGTGGGAAGACGTTCACGCAAAACAGTACCttaacagctcacatgagaatccacacaggtgagaagccgtttacttgcaagacatgtgggaaagctttcagccaacgtaaaaagttaaaatttcacatgagaacccacacaggggagaaaccgtattcttgccaaacatgtgggaaagatttcaggTGTCATAGTCATTTGAATCgacacatgagaacccacacagatgAGAAGTCGTAA